In one window of Caldisalinibacter kiritimatiensis DNA:
- the trmL gene encoding tRNA (uridine(34)/cytosine(34)/5-carboxymethylaminomethyluridine(34)-2'-O)-methyltransferase TrmL, producing the protein MALNIVLVEPEIPQNTGNIARTCAATGSSLHLVRPLGFSVDDKYLKRAGLDYWDLLDVHYYDSFDELVEKYGKDKFFYATTKGKYSHAEMEFFDECFLVFGKETAGLPKELLEANKERTMRIPMLKNERARSLNLANSVNIILYEALRQTGFPNLI; encoded by the coding sequence ATGGCTTTAAACATAGTATTAGTAGAACCGGAAATCCCACAAAATACTGGAAATATAGCTAGAACTTGTGCAGCAACAGGTTCTAGCTTACATCTTGTAAGGCCTTTGGGTTTTTCAGTTGATGATAAATATTTAAAAAGAGCAGGTTTAGATTATTGGGATTTATTGGATGTTCATTATTATGATAGCTTTGACGAACTTGTGGAAAAGTATGGAAAAGATAAGTTTTTTTATGCAACTACTAAGGGTAAGTATAGTCATGCCGAAATGGAGTTTTTTGATGAGTGTTTTTTAGTATTTGGTAAAGAAACAGCAGGACTTCCTAAGGAGCTATTAGAAGCTAATAAGGAAAGAACAATGAGGATACCAATGCTTAAAAATGAAAGAGCTAGGTCACTAAATCTAGCAAATTCAGTAAATATTATTTTATATGAAGCATTAAGACAAACAGGCTTTCCAAATTTAATTTAG
- a CDS encoding ABC transporter ATP-binding protein, whose product MLKIENVSKSYNKGQIKAVDNISIHAKSGEIFGFLGPNGAGKTTTIKMVVGLLKPDSGKIYVNGVDNQKDSIKAKSFISYVPDAPEVYDRLTGIEYLNFMADVYGVSKEERAERIEKYLEIFKLKDAINDPIKSYSHGMQQKVVLIGALIHDPQLFILDEPMVGLDPKSAFDLKEIMRKRCEEGKTVFFSTHVLEVAEKICDRIAIINKGKIIAQGTMEELKQQSVNKESLENIFLELTEK is encoded by the coding sequence GTGTTAAAGATAGAAAATGTATCAAAATCCTATAATAAAGGACAAATTAAAGCGGTTGACAATATAAGTATTCACGCAAAATCAGGGGAGATATTTGGTTTCTTAGGACCAAATGGAGCAGGTAAAACTACCACTATAAAAATGGTAGTTGGACTATTAAAGCCTGACAGTGGAAAGATATATGTAAATGGTGTAGATAATCAAAAAGATTCAATAAAAGCAAAATCATTTATTAGCTACGTACCTGATGCTCCAGAAGTATATGATAGGCTTACTGGAATCGAATACTTAAACTTTATGGCTGATGTTTATGGGGTATCAAAAGAAGAAAGAGCTGAACGCATAGAAAAATATTTAGAAATATTCAAGCTAAAGGATGCAATAAATGACCCAATAAAAAGCTATTCTCATGGTATGCAACAGAAGGTTGTTTTAATAGGAGCATTGATTCATGACCCACAACTTTTTATACTTGATGAGCCTATGGTAGGTTTAGACCCAAAATCAGCATTTGATTTAAAAGAAATAATGAGAAAAAGGTGTGAAGAAGGAAAAACAGTATTTTTCTCAACCCATGTTCTTGAAGTTGCAGAAAAAATATGCGATAGAATAGCTATAATTAATAAAGGTAAAATTATAGCTCAAGGTACAATGGAAGAATTAAAACAACAATCCGTTAATAAAGAATCCTTAGAAAATATATTCTTGGAGTTGACTGAAAAATGA
- a CDS encoding chemotaxis protein CheX yields the protein MKEELVKPFVKSGKEIISQVANIEVTQKDFYFKKEVVLKDNIGIIIGMTGTLKGQVVISLTEDIAKKIASNMMGGMPVAVLDEMAKSAICELGNMILGNAAVGLYDFGASVDITPPSVLQGNHMVYTSSSPEIMCVPFEIEENQIELNLLLEK from the coding sequence TTGAAAGAAGAGTTAGTAAAGCCGTTTGTAAAGTCTGGAAAGGAGATTATTTCTCAGGTAGCTAATATAGAAGTAACTCAAAAGGACTTTTACTTTAAAAAAGAGGTTGTCCTAAAAGATAATATTGGAATAATAATAGGAATGACTGGTACATTAAAAGGACAAGTAGTAATTAGTCTTACTGAAGATATAGCAAAAAAAATAGCTTCTAATATGATGGGTGGAATGCCAGTAGCTGTTTTAGATGAAATGGCAAAAAGCGCAATATGTGAATTAGGTAATATGATATTAGGTAATGCAGCTGTAGGTTTATACGATTTTGGTGCATCAGTAGATATAACACCACCAAGTGTTTTACAAGGTAATCATATGGTATATACCTCTTCAAGTCCTGAGATTATGTGTGTACCTTTTGAAATAGAAGAAAATCAAATTGAATTGAATTTATTATTAGAAAAGTAG
- a CDS encoding putative ABC transporter permease subunit: protein MRELISLIKVNLNVNFGISAMKYKYFKQKKDLWQPLVFIFVIMSLIPTYVLYIKLLEGLYKGFEMISQKGLLLLLGFLFSQFVIFIFGILYVMGKFYFSNDLNILIPLPLKPNKILIAKFVTLVVNEYMTIFPLILPVFTIYGINASRGLLYWIYSILTFIVLPVIPLALSTILVMLFMKVTNIKGKRDLIRIIGFVVMLVLIIGLQFGIQSMSNNVEEGQEQEYIAQIASQNDVLVKKMGTAFPPCVWASFTLINSNNLNGLINLVLLIGVSVLAFYLMVLIGEKVFFEGIIGGQETVTKKKKLSEKEFKKKTSKKNHPIIAIMMRDLRILIRTPIFMMNSIGSIIVIPIAIAIPLVTSKEVANSLMRYYTVDNLPIINLAIVALIIFIATSGVASTTFSREGRKFWISRIIPIKVDHFLLGKILSCLLVQLFAVVIMLGSASFVVELEISTILVVFILGLLGSIPVVEAGIFIDILRPLLDWDNPQKAMKQNLNVLFSLLLGILYLVLLAGIVFVLFSLNLKPILIYTILTVIFVVLSIILFFVITPITASRLVSIE from the coding sequence ATGAGAGAGTTAATATCACTAATAAAAGTAAATTTAAATGTTAACTTTGGAATATCAGCGATGAAGTATAAATACTTTAAACAAAAAAAGGATTTATGGCAGCCATTAGTGTTTATTTTTGTAATAATGTCTTTAATCCCTACATATGTTCTGTATATTAAATTACTAGAAGGCTTATATAAAGGCTTTGAAATGATTAGCCAAAAAGGGCTACTGTTATTACTTGGTTTTCTATTTTCACAGTTTGTTATTTTTATATTTGGAATACTATATGTAATGGGTAAGTTTTATTTTTCTAACGACTTAAATATACTTATACCACTTCCATTAAAACCGAATAAAATACTAATTGCAAAGTTTGTTACTTTAGTGGTTAATGAGTATATGACTATATTCCCACTTATCCTTCCTGTGTTTACAATATATGGAATAAACGCATCCCGGGGATTACTTTATTGGATATATAGTATTTTAACATTTATTGTTCTTCCTGTTATACCATTAGCTTTATCAACTATATTAGTAATGCTGTTCATGAAGGTTACAAACATAAAAGGGAAAAGAGACTTAATAAGAATTATAGGGTTTGTAGTGATGCTGGTATTAATCATAGGATTACAGTTTGGTATCCAATCTATGAGTAATAATGTAGAAGAAGGTCAAGAACAAGAATATATTGCTCAAATAGCATCTCAAAATGATGTGCTAGTCAAGAAAATGGGTACAGCTTTTCCACCTTGTGTTTGGGCTTCTTTTACGTTAATCAATTCTAATAATTTAAATGGTTTGATTAATTTAGTGCTATTGATAGGAGTTTCTGTATTGGCATTTTATTTAATGGTATTAATAGGTGAAAAAGTATTTTTTGAGGGTATAATTGGAGGACAAGAAACGGTTACAAAGAAAAAGAAGCTGTCAGAAAAAGAATTTAAGAAAAAGACTTCAAAGAAAAATCATCCGATTATCGCCATAATGATGCGAGACTTGAGAATATTGATAAGGACTCCAATATTTATGATGAACTCTATAGGAAGTATCATAGTTATACCAATAGCAATAGCGATACCATTAGTAACCTCTAAAGAAGTTGCTAACTCTTTAATGAGGTATTATACAGTAGACAATCTTCCAATTATAAATCTTGCTATAGTAGCTTTAATTATATTTATTGCTACAAGTGGTGTAGCGTCTACAACTTTTTCTAGGGAAGGTAGAAAATTTTGGATATCTAGGATTATTCCAATTAAAGTAGACCACTTTTTATTAGGTAAAATATTAAGCTGCCTTTTAGTACAGCTTTTTGCTGTTGTTATAATGTTGGGATCGGCTTCTTTTGTTGTAGAACTTGAGATTAGTACTATATTAGTAGTTTTTATATTAGGTCTTTTAGGAAGTATACCGGTTGTTGAAGCAGGTATATTCATAGATATTCTAAGACCTCTTCTTGATTGGGATAATCCACAAAAAGCTATGAAACAAAACTTAAATGTATTATTTTCTTTGCTATTAGGAATATTGTATCTTGTTTTACTTGCAGGAATTGTATTTGTTTTATTTTCATTAAATTTAAAACCAATATTAATTTATACAATATTAACTGTTATCTTTGTAGTTTTATCTATTATATTATTCTTTGTAATAACTCCAATAACTGCTAGTAGATTAGTAAGTATAGAATAG
- a CDS encoding DUF362 domain-containing protein, whose amino-acid sequence MRNRRVMEPIVSITENVKESKSLEQCLNNLPMERIIKQGDRVVITPNWVKAKQPNTGTVVGPDTLDKLIKIIKKYKPQEIIVATGSGGDATDVVMQYVGYDKVIKDNNVKFIDLNYGPYIELELNHNIPAKTKMNELYNNMDVLMSFTQLKMHEEATMSAGLKNIALGWPPAEIHGFPKKDLGIHEDLHNFIVAMAEKFPIDLTIISADKAMIGTGPSDGKAVDTPGLIIAGTDPVACDTVGARLLGFLPQAVHYLYEAYKRGIGEAELKNVQLKGVTLADAENIFTTRAYDYTVSLDSNGIKGFHGNK is encoded by the coding sequence ATGAGAAATAGAAGAGTAATGGAGCCAATTGTTTCTATAACCGAAAATGTAAAGGAAAGTAAGTCTTTAGAACAATGTTTAAATAACTTACCTATGGAAAGAATCATAAAACAAGGAGATAGGGTTGTTATAACTCCAAATTGGGTTAAAGCAAAGCAACCTAATACAGGAACTGTTGTTGGACCAGATACTTTAGATAAATTGATAAAAATAATAAAAAAATATAAACCTCAAGAAATAATTGTTGCCACTGGTTCAGGTGGAGATGCAACAGATGTGGTTATGCAGTATGTAGGATATGACAAAGTAATAAAAGATAACAACGTAAAATTTATAGATTTGAACTATGGTCCTTATATAGAATTAGAGTTAAATCATAACATCCCAGCAAAAACAAAAATGAATGAATTATATAACAACATGGATGTACTTATGTCATTTACACAATTAAAAATGCATGAGGAAGCTACTATGAGTGCCGGACTTAAAAACATAGCATTAGGCTGGCCTCCTGCTGAAATTCACGGATTTCCTAAAAAAGATTTAGGAATACATGAAGACTTACATAATTTCATAGTAGCTATGGCAGAAAAATTTCCTATAGACCTTACAATAATTAGTGCAGATAAAGCAATGATAGGAACAGGGCCTTCTGATGGTAAGGCAGTAGATACACCGGGATTAATAATTGCAGGAACTGACCCAGTGGCATGTGATACTGTTGGTGCAAGGTTATTGGGATTTTTGCCTCAGGCAGTACACTATTTATATGAAGCATATAAGAGGGGTATAGGTGAAGCTGAACTAAAAAATGTACAGCTAAAAGGAGTTACTTTAGCTGATGCTGAAAATATTTTTACTACAAGAGCTTATGATTATACAGTATCTTTAGATAGTAATGGTATAAAAGGATTTCATGGAAACAAGTAA